TGGTGACCAGTAGAGCTGCTATTTTAGTCAGTATTATTATTGACACCAGTATGAAAACCTTGCTTGTAACTTGTAAGCAACAGAATGGTAGATTGAAGCTTGTCAAGTTGCAAGAGAGTATGTTAAACTCAATATTTTCTGACTAGTAAAGAATTGTCACTGAATATCAGAGATGTTTCAACTGTCTGACAAATGTAGCAGGTGGTGGTGAGTTTTACTTGCATTTCAACTCTTATTTCTCAACCCTTTACAACAGAGTGGATATTTTGTGCAAAAAAAAAGAGTTAAGTACAAATGTATATATAACATGCTTCCTATGTAACATCCAGTCATCATCTTTTATTTGAAAGGCAGAGTGATATTGTTATAGCTTTGTTCTTAATCGGAAAGCATGTTGCAATTGTATTCCATTACGCTGTGGGTAAGATAGATTTCAAGTTAACTTTTTctccaaaaaaaatcaaattttcccTGAGTGTCCAGCTCCTGGGTGGCTTGCTCAACATTTTATATGGTACAAGAAGGATTCATATGAACGATGTGACCATACAGCTACAGAAGCTAACTCATACAGCTAGTAATTCCTTTGCCCAGGAGAGCCAAGACCAAAGAGCAAGACCAAGGATTCGTATGAACAATTTGACCATACGGCTACAGAAGACCAGTGTCTGATTCATAAGTATTTAAGACATGATTACAGTCCATGTTCCGATGTTAATTCTTTATTTCTGCATGCATTATAAGCCGATATAATGAAGTCTGCTCTCCTACTTTCGAAGAAACTTTGTAACACCATGGTTTCTTTAAAGGAGTCTAGTGGTAGAAAATGGAATGCCAGGTCCTAACCTTTTTGCCCCGAATGACAGCCCCAGGTTCACCTTGAATAACCATGTACTTTGTACCACCAAGGAATAATCCAGTTGGTGCTAAAGAGCCTGGTTCATCGAAGTCATTTAGTACTGCAGTAATTTCTTCAGGTTTGACCTGTGGAATGTAGAAACACACTGATCATAAGTCATGAGAATGATGCAATATAATCTTTCAAAACCGTAAAAAGTAACGCTGTAAGATAAAGAGAGCAAAGGTTTGCAAACTGAACATACAAACTCATGGATTGACAAAAAAGCATACTGAAGATGCAAACTAATGGTGTCACAAAAAAAGCATACTGAGCAGTGGATCTTCCTTCCCCAACAATTAAAAATTACGAAGCCACGGCCCAATACAGTTCGAAATAGTAGTTAGCACAAACAAACTTTATGCTCCCTGCAATCTGATGATCCAAGCCATGTCTCTAGAAGAATTACTTCTACCACCAATTTGATACAGTACTTTTTATTTTGGTAATTATTATGTGTTTTAGGCTAGCCGGAAAATAAACTTTTGGTCCGTATGGCCACATAGATATCACCGGGCAATGTGCTTCTATCTATTCATAGTTTCGGATGCTTATATATAACAAAAATTTCATCACAAGTAAGCACATGTGTACTTGAAACCTAGCCCTGAAGGAGCCGCGTTAACCACAGGAGGTAGAACCAACCAACTGCATTGGTACTTTGTAATACATCCTAGATTACGATTGCGACAAGCAGGTAAAAATCGATTCCCCAGCGGATCAGGCCCGCGGTAACCCAGACAAGCGAGATCTTAGCCGAGTCAAACATATATTGACCAGGTAAAACTAAGTAAAACAGAGCAGGGAGCATCAATGGGTAGACAATCTAAAGGGAGGAGAAGGAGGACCTCAGGGAAGGGCTCGGACTGCGCCCAGACGGCGCCGTCGTGGCcgaggatggcggcggcggtgaggcgctGGCCGTCGATGTCGCAGAGCAGCTGCTCGTCAACGTACGTCTGCCACGACATCCTCCTCCCTCCTCGCTCGCCTGCTCGCGGGATCTTTTTTCTCTCCCGAGATTTTTGCTCGCTCGTGGGGTGGCAGTGGCAGGCAGGTTGTGATGCTGCTGGTTTTCTCCTGCGAGTCGCGTACTTATGCGACGCCCGCGAAGACGTGTGTCTAGTCTTAGTCTACAGGTTGGCACGACTCCTCCGTCCAATGTGGGAATCCATTCGTTCGTTCGCTCCCTGGCGACAACGAAGCGGAATTGTTTTCCTTCCAAATATTTTTACGATTCGATGCTTCTTCCCTGGAGTGGACGGCCTCAAACGTTACCTGGCCTCACGTCGATTGACATTATTGATGTTATACAGTGCTATTTTAGTGTTTTTTTGCGTCACCTTTGGCCAAGATATGATCCACTTTTGCGTCGCATCAGATCTTCGTCGAGCCTGTCTGGTGCTTGGCTTGCTCTGCTTTTGATGTGGTGTGTTTGTTCGACGCGTGGTGCGTGGCACGACCTCCTTTGTGGAAGGGACAAGGCGTAGAAGCTTCGGTTGGAGCATGGCCTCGTAGCATATCTGCTCCTTGCTGTCGGCCAGTGTTCCTTCCAGCGCTCGAGATAGACCTTCTCCTGCTCCGGCGTCGCGGCGAAGTAGACGGGAGGCGTGCTCACCCACTCGCGGTACTGGCCCGTCCACGAGTAGGCCTCCTccggccaagtgggtggaggcggggagcgcttacgcgtcggctccggctccggctccggcttgggctaGACGGGCGGCGACGATGGCGGTGGCAGCACGAAGAGCGGGATGTGGACGGAGTCCCCCGCCGCCAACAGGACAAGGACTTGCCCCAGCCCATCCCAGTGCGTGTCCTCCTCGAGGCGGCTAGCCTCCATCGCGTGctgcagggcctcctcgagggcggcttggtactccgcctccgcctccatgtccTCCGGATCTACCTGCGGGGCGGCGGTGGGAACGGCGACGGGATGACATCGACACCCGAGCGCCGTTGCTCCTCGTGTTCGAGGGCGAACCACGCCTCCCAGTTGGGGGAGTCGGCGGCGTACTCTAGCAGCCGACGCTGCTCCGGCGGGAGCTGCACGCGGCGCCTGCATACCTCGTTGTCGTGCGCTGGCTACGCGGAACCGCCGACACGGGGATCCGCTGCGGATCCAGATGCCAATGGTGCAGCAGCGTGACATCGGGGTACGGCAGTGGTTGCCTGTACTCCCAGTGCCATCACgcttggtgcaccgggatgtgcaggcGCCGACGACCAGGGCAAAAACGCGGCaccgccggaggaggagggagaaggggagCACGAGAGGACAAGGCGCCGggggtgcccttgcccttgccattgTTGCTGCCGAAGAGGCCCATGGGCGCGCTAGGGTTTGCGGTCGTCGGTGAGGAAGCAAAGGGAGTGATGGGGGGCTAGATGTGGACGGGAGAAGTGGATGAGGCCGACCCTGCCGCACGCGTAGTTAAAAAAGGATGCTTCCACTGGTTGACGCGTGGGCCCGCTGTCGGTGCTCGTCATAAATCAGATGATCGATGGCGGTTGGGTGGCCTACAAGTGGGGACGCGGCGGACGGCGAGGGAACGCGCGGCGCGTCCActtcgcgtccgcgccgacgcattccaGGCACAATTTTGGGCCGGAAATGGGTCGGCGCGGACGCCAGGCGGACACGATTTGagcttgggtcggcgcgttgggccttcACTTCTGTCCGCGTCGATCCAAACGGACGCGGGcgaacgaaatgggtcgccccattggagttgctccaaTCTACATGTAAAGGTTAACGTGTGTGTCATTTTTGATCGTACAACCTTACTATTGTGAGAAAGCAATCCTATTTACGAATATTCTTTACGACTAGATCCACATATCCTCTCTCTCCTATACCTGGCCATCCCTTGGGCCGGGCCGGGCCTGAGCAAGCCTGATGTAGAAATCCCAGGCGCGGGCCTAGAAATCAGGCCCAAGACCGGCCCGTCAATGCAAAAGCCCGCCGGGCCTTTTTGTTAACACGCAAATATGACGGGCCCGGGCCCGGCCTGGCCTTCGGGCTCAATATCTAGGCCCAGCCCCAGCCCATGAGGAGCGTCGGGCTgggctttttcgggccgggtcgtgtcaggctgcccatggccaggtagGCTCCCTCCCTCTCTCCAACCTAATAATCCTGTAAATCCAACTTATTAGAAACTCTTTGTATGTGTAAGTTTGCTCGCTATGAAATGAGTAATGCTAGACACCCGATGAGTGTATAAAGTATTAACTGAATGGTTAGAAATGAGTGAAACAAATTGGAAACATAAGCTCGAAATATGTGAGTGTGTAGAAGGGATCCCAACGCCCATCCCCAAACGGACATGTAAAGGTCAGCATGTGTATTATGTAAAGGACATGTAAAGGGCAGGTTTAATGAGAAGGAAGGAGCCAATAATCTACATATAAAGGTCAGCGTGTGTATCATTTTTGGTCATACAACCTTACTACTGTGAGAAATCAATCCTATTTACGGATATTCCTTACCGACTAGATCTACATATCCTCTCTCCCTCCTATACCTGGCCATCCCTCGGGTCGGGTCGGGCTTTGGACAGGGCCTGACCAAGCTTGACATAGAAATCCCAGGCCCGGCCCAGGCGTCGGGCCTAGAAATCAGGCCCAAGCCCCGCCCATCAACGTAAAAGCCCGTTGTGCCTCTTCGTTAACTCACAAATATGACGTGCCTGGGCCcggcccggccttcgggctcaaTATCTAGGCCCAGGCCCGGCCCATGAGGAGCGTCGGGCTGGGCTTTTTTGGGTCGGGTCGGGTcaggctgcccatggccaggtagGCTCCCTCCCTCTCTCCAACCTAATAATCCTATAAGTCCAACTCATTAGAAATTTTTCGTATGTGTAACTTTGCTCGCTATGAAATGAGTAATGCTAGACACACGATGAGTGTACGAAGGATTAACTGCATGGTTAGAAATGAGTGAAACAAATCAGAAACAGAAGCTCGAAATCTGTGAGTGTGTAGAAGGGCATTCCAACGCCCATCCCCGAACGAACATGTAAAGGTCAGCGTGTGTATCATGTAAAGGACATGTAAAGGGCAGGTTTAATGAGGAGGAAGGAACCCATAATCTACACGTAAAGGTCAGTGTGTGTATCATTTTTGGTCGTACAACCTTACTTCTATGAGAAAGCAATCCTATTTACGGATATCCTTTACCGACTAGATCTACATATCCTCTCTCCCTCCTATACCTGGCCATCCCTCGGGTCGGGCCAGGCTTCGGGCCGGGCCTGACCAAGCCTGACGTAGAAATCCCAGGCCCGGGCCCAGCCCAGGCATCGGGCCCGGCCCAAGCATCGGGCCTAGAAATCAGGCCCAAGACCGTCCCGTCAACATAAAAGCTTGTCGGGCCTCTTCGTTAACTCGCAAATATGACGGGCCCGGGCCGGCCTTCAGCCTAGGTATCTAGGCCCAGTCCCGGCCCATGAGGAGCGTCGGGCTGGGCTTTTTCGGGTCGGGTCGGGTTGGGTcaggctgcccatggccaggtagGCTCCCTCCCTCTCTCCAACCTAATAATCCTGTAAGTCCAACTCATTAGAAATTTTTCGTATGTGTAACTTTGCTCGCTATGAAATGAGTAATGCTAGACACACGATGAGTGTATGAAGGATTAACTGAATGGTTAGGAATGAGTGAAATAAATCGGAAACAGAAGCTCGAAATATATGAGTGTGTAGAAGGGCATCCCAACGGCCATCCCCAAAAGGACATGTAAACGCCAGCGTGTGTATCATGTAAAGGACATGTAAAGGACATGTTTAATGAGGAGGAAGGAGCCCATA
The Triticum dicoccoides isolate Atlit2015 ecotype Zavitan chromosome 3A, WEW_v2.0, whole genome shotgun sequence genome window above contains:
- the LOC119267218 gene encoding profilin: MSWQTYVDEQLLCDIDGQRLTAAAILGHDGAVWAQSEPFPEVKPEEITAVLNDFDEPGSLAPTGLFLGGTKYMVIQGEPGAVIRGKKGSGGVTIKKTSLAIIIGIYEEPMTPGQCNMVVERLGDYLLEQGF